A window of Macrococcus sp. 19Msa1099 genomic DNA:
GTGAACCAGAATTTAATAGATCAGCAATTTGTTTTGCACGAATTAAACCATCTTCTCCATTAAATCCACCTGAAATTTCAACATTTTGGGAGTTGATTTCCTGTGATACACCTGCTGCACTCACATATTTTGGTTGTTTTCCCTGCTGTTCTTTTTTTGCTTCTTTCTCGTAGCTATCCTTACCTTCTTCAAAATCCATCCAGATAACCATTATATTTGGATCTTGTTGAGAGATTTTTCTAGTGATTTTAGCAAATTTTTCAGCTGATTTTAATTTTAAAGTAACAACAGGTGCATTGTTTGTCTGATCAAAGCTTTGCTTTGCACCGCCTTGAACAAGATCCTTACCGCTTAATAACAATTTGTCATTTGCATCACGAATTGTCAGATTGGCACTTGTCGATAATATCTTTCTCGCTTCATTCTGATTTTTAACGCCTGCTAACTGTACTCGAATTCTATCTTTATTCTCAATCTGAATTTTAGGTTCGCTTACTCCAAGTACGTTAACACGAGATTCAAGGGTCTTGCTCGTGGCTTTAACAACTTCTGGTGTGATCTTATCTTCTTTTTCAAGTTTATCAACTTTATAAAGTACTTCAAAGCCACCTTGCAGATCTAAGCCGAGATTTACTTTATTCATAATGTCTTTTGCTGTTACACCCATTGTACTGAACAATAATATAGTCAGCAGCAAAAGGGCAACGATTCTGCTACGTTTCTTCACACTTTCACCTCTATAATCCTTTTGATGTAAAAAGTATACATCTAAATTCTGAAGGAATCAAAATTATTTATTAGATACTCCTTTTATCGCTTGTTTTTCGAATGTCATTTCAGTACCTTTATTATTGACGATTAAAGTAACAAATTGATTATCTACAGATTTAACAGTTCCTTGTAATCCTCCGATTGTAGCGACTTTATCTCCACGCTTTAAATTTCTGATCAGCTGCTGCTGTTCTTTCGTACG
This region includes:
- the yajC gene encoding preprotein translocase subunit YajC; its protein translation is MSPETQALLINLLPLVAIFAVAYFFMIKPQQKRTKEQQQLIRNLKRGDKVATIGGLQGTVKSVDNQFVTLIVNNKGTEMTFEKQAIKGVSNK